In Acinetobacter wanghuae, the sequence TTTTAATGGGTGGAATCCTTGCCAGTTGGATTTATCCTTTATTAAAATTAAACGCATTCTTGATTCCAGTGCTGCTCGGCTTTAGCTTAAGCCTGATTTATTGGATCTTTTATTTACGTTATCGACATCAACACAGTTAGTTTTGGAAAATATTATGGTTAAAAATGCATTACAGGCGCAGTTGCTGAAAGCGGGTCTGGTCGATAACAAAAAAGCGAAAAAGTTGTCTAAACAAGCGGTACATGAAAAACGTACTGGTGACGGCAGTGAGGCTGAAATTAAAGCCAATATTGAAAAAGCCAAACAAGAGAAATTGGCAAAAGATCATGCCATTGAGCAAGAGAAAAAAGCTCTTTTGCAAGAAAAAGAGTTGAAAGCCGCAATTATGCAAATGATTCAGCAGCATAAAATTCGCGATACCGACGGCGAAATTTCTTATCAATTTATTGATGAGAAAATTAAAAAGATTTATCTCAATCAGCAAATTTATAATGCATTGGTTGCAGGGAGTCTGGTAATTGCACGAGACAATGAAAGCTATGCAATTTTACCGAAAGCCCTTGCCGATCGTATTAATGCGAAAATGGAAGGCTTCATTATTGTGAATAATTCTGAAAAGAATGAACAAACCACAGATGAAGAAGATCCATACGCAGCATATGTGATTCCTGATGATTTAATGTGGTAATGTTTTGAGGCAGAAATGATGGCTCGAAAGCCATTATTTGCATCAATTAATATTCGTCATTAGATTTTAGTTAAAAATAAAGCCTGCTTAACTCTCCCAAACTAAGCAGGCTTTCACACATATCTATATCATTGTTTTTTTATTTTTGGAGTGCGATTAAGATAGCAGCTCATGAATTTTTTTAAGTATGCTTTATATAACTTGTCTGTATCTAAATGTTCTAATTAAGTTATATTTATCAAAAACTTGTACAATTTATAAGCAACCATCCTTAGAAATCGCCATACTGTGTTTATTCTTTCACCCATACTTTCTTATACGTCACTTTTACAGTATCGCCTATTTGGCATAGTGGATATCCGTAAATATATTGATGACTGAACAGATATTCATTTTGAATTAAAGTACATTGAAAGATTGACCTCATCATCGCTGTCTAGCAAAGGTATTTTCCGCATGTTTAAATGGTTTGAAAATCTGGTAGATCCCTATCCTACGCAAAACCTCAACCAACCATTACCTAAAACATTCTTTGCCTTTGTTTGGCAGGCAGCAACAGGTGTACGCCGTTATTTGCTGATTTTGGTGTTGTGTACCGCAGGTGCAGCAACGTTTGAGGCTTTGCTGTATGCGAAAATTGGTGATTTGGTCAATTGGCTCAGTAAAAGCCAACCTGAAACTTTTTTAGATCAACATGCTAGCAACTTAACCCTACTCGCCATCATCCTATTTGCGAATATCTTCTTCGCTAGCGCGCAATCTATCGTAAAGCATCAGATTTTATACAGTAATTTCCCAATGCGTCTGCGTTGGAGATTTCATAATCTATTACTGAAGCAAAGTTTGGACTTTTTCCATAATGATTTTGCAGGACGTTTATCGGCAAAAGTCATGCAAACCGCTTTGGCTGTGCGTGAGTTTTGGGTCATTCTGGGCGATATGTTGGCGTATGTGCTGATTTACTTCGTCACAATTAATATTGTATTGGGTGCTATCTCACCTTATTTAATGCTGCCGCTGTTTATTTGGCTCATTTTATTCGTCAGTGCCGCGCTGTATTTTATTCCAAAATTGAGCAAAATCTCTAATGCGCAAGCCGATGCACGTGCTGTGATGACGGGTCGTATTACTGACGCTTATACCAATATTCAAACGGTAAAATTATTTGCGCATGCGGGACGTGAAAGCCAATATGCCAAATTGTCTATGCAAGAATTTATGGTTACAGTCCATAAGCAAATGCGTTTAGGTGCACAATATGAAATCACAATTTTGTGTTTGAGTGTGGTGTTATATGGTGGCGTTCTCGGCACTGCCATTTGGCTATGGATGCAAGGACAAGCCCAGCTCGGTATTATTGCAGCAACTACAGCAATGGTGCTAAAGCTCAACAGCATCGCTGAATTTATGATGTGGCAAACCTCTGCATTGTTTGAAAATGTCGGTACCATTCAAGATGGTATGAAAACACTGGGACGTCCGATTAATATTCAAGATAAACCGGGTGCAGAAGATTTAAAACTCACTCATGGTGAAATTAAATTTGATCAAGTGAGCTTTGCTTATAACGATAAAAATGTTATTCAGAATTTTGACTTAACCATTCGACCGGGCGAAAAAATTGGGATTGTTGGACGCTCTGGTGCGGGTAAATCGACCCTGATTCAACTCTTATTAAATTTCTACAGCTTAGGCAAAGGTCGTATTCTCATTGATGGGCAAAATATTGAAGATATAACCCAAGACAGTTTGCGAAAAAATATTGCCCTCGTCACACAAGATACGTCCTTATTGCATCGCAGCGTGGCAGAAAATATTAAATACGGTCGTCCTGATGCCTCAGATGAAGAAATGTATGAAGCTGTGCGTAAAGCCAAAGCTGAAGAATTTATTCCACATTTAACCGATTTACGCGGTAAAAAAGGTTATGAGGCTTATGTTGGTGAACGTGGCGTCAAACTGTCTGGTGGACAACGCCAACGAATTGCCATTGCCCGTGTCTTCTTAAAAGATGCACCGATTTTAATTTTAGATGAAGCGACCAGTGCTTTAGACTCGGAAGTTGAAGCAGCCATTCAAAATAGTTTGGATGACTTAATGCAAAATAAAACCGTGATTGCCATTGCGCACCGACTGTCGACTATTGCGCAAATGGATCGTTTGATTGTGCTGGATCAAGGTCGCATTGTGGAACAAGGCACGCACGACGAATTGGTCGCATTAAATGGAATTTATGCGCAGCTTTGGCAACGCCAAACTGGCGGATTTTTAATTGAATCATAGATTAAACAAGGATGATGTGAATGTTGTATTTGGAAGACTTGAACTTAAATGATGTATTTGAAAGTCGACGTTATGTGATGACTTTAGATGAAATTTTGGATTTTGCAGAACGCTATGATCCGCAAGTCTTCCATACCGATGCAGAAGCAGCTAAGCAACATCCGATTTTTCAAGGTTTAGCAGCAAGCGGTTGGCATACAGCAGCTGTGGTCATGCGTTTATGGACAGAATGTTTTCCAGTGGCTTATGGATTAATTGGTTCAGAGTCACATTTACGTTGGCCTCGACCGACACGTGCCCATGATGAAATCCGAGTTCATGTGCATATTAGCGATATTCAGCCCTCTAAAAGAAAGCTTGATCGAGGAATTGTGACCTATGAGACACAAGCTTTGAATCAAAAAGATGAGGTTTTATTGCAATCTTCGACTAAAATTCTTGTGTTTAAACGAGAATTTAGCGCAAATTAGTTTGATTTTCCTCTATGAATCAAGCTAATCTGCTTGAGTGACGCAGACAATCTAAAACGTATTGTCTGACAATTTTAACTCAAAAATAAACTGTTTCATGACAGTATAAATTTATAAATAAAAAAATTGAGCACTTGCAACGGATCGCGCATGAAAACAATTGTTCCTCGTCAAGACCAAGGTATTCCCGGTGTTTATGGTCTTTTACTTCTCGATGTTATTTCCCGCTGGGGCTATAACGATGAATCTTTATTTACACCGTTTGGTCTAAATAGCGAACAATTGGCTGACCCTGACTATCGTATTCCAACCCCTGTTGCCAATGAGCTTGTTAAACATGCCTTGAAACTTACTGGTGAGCCAACGTTAGGCTATCACTTGGGTACGCAAATGCGGATCTCAATTCATGGCTTCATTGGCTATGCCATTATGACCGCAAAAGACATTACAGATGCTTTAGTACTTGCAAACCGTTTTGTACAGTTACGTATGCCATTTTTACAGCTGTTTTTTTCTACCTTTGGTGCGAAAGCCAGTGTTCAATTACAAACGGATGTTCTGCTTGAACCACTACGTACCGAGATTTCTATCGCCTTGATTATCGGGATGATCACAATGTCGAGCGCGATTACAGGGATTGAAAATGCCAGTGGTGACATTGATTTTGACTTTAAAAAGCCAGAAGGCTTTGATCGCTTTATGGCAAAACTGCCCTACCATCAATTTCGTTTTGAACAACCGCATTTGCTGCTGAGTTTCGATAAAAGCTATTTAATGAATAAATTGGTACATGCCGATCCAATTGCCAGTCAAATTGCTATTAATCAATGTGAAGCAGAACTTTCAGCACTGGGTGAACGTCATCGTATTGCCATGCGCGTGCGTGATATTTTGACCCATTCCGAGCAGCACTATTTAAGCATTGAAAATGTAGCCGAACGTTTGCATATGTCAGACCGCACCTTAAAACGCCAATTGGCTGCGGAAGGTACATCGTTTTCAACTTTAGTGGATGAAGTACGTTATCGCCATGCCACGTCATTACTCTCACGTACCGATTTCACCCTTGAACAAATTGCCGATGAACTCGGATACAGTGATGTGGCGAATTTTAGTCGTGCATTTAAACGTTGGAGCGGTCGTAGTCCAAGCAATTGGCGTAAAGATCCTTATTTATAAGCATGGATAAGCCTTTTGTTTTAGCGCAAAAGAAGGTATAAATCATCTCAAAAATAATCTTTAGTAATTTCGGGAGTTATCCATGAATCATCCTTCAGAATTAAAGTACGCACGTACACATGAATGGGTACGTATCGAAGGTGATCTTGTTGTTACGGGTATTTCAGACCATGCACAGGATGCACTCGGTGATTTGGTTTATGTCGAAGCACCTGACTTAAACGCACATATTACGGTGGGTGAACAAGCGGGTGTGGTCGAGTCTGTTAAAACAGCATCGGATATTCATGCACCCATTTCAGGCACTGTGGTTGAGATCAATCCAGATTTAGAAGATGATCCTGATTTTATTAATGATGATCCGTATGGCAAAGGTTGGATTTATAAAATCAAACCTGACAATATTGCTGATGTTGAAGCACTGCTTTCCAATACAGATTATGAAGCGGGTCTCTAAGAGATCATGTCAATGAACCAGTCTTTTGACTGGTTTTTTTATCGCTGAAATATGCTCAAATAGGGTAAATTGTATAAAAATTGATTTTAAATCGATTTATTATTATACTTTTCAAATATTTTTCCGCTTTTAATTCTCTCGCAGCGTAAATAAATCTGTGGTCAAAACAACAATGACATGCCGCATGATTTTATTTCTAGCGTATCACCTTACGTTTTAGGACTCCTATGAACGCCTCATCAGCGCCGTTGTGGACAAAGTCATTTATACTTTGTTTAGCCAATAACCTGTTTTTATTTATTTTTTATTTTGCACAAACCACGATTCTCCCTGTTTATATTTTAAATGATTTAGGTGGTACGCTCACTGAAGCTGGTCTTGCTATGACCTTGTTTATGGCGGCAGCGATTATCGTACGTCCATTTAGCGGTTTGATCATTGAAAAATTTGGTGTACGTAAAACTTTAATTCTTTCCGAGACTTTTTTTAGTTTATTCTCGTTGGCTTATTTGCTTGCAGATAACCTTACGCTGTTACTGATTATTCGTTTTATACACGGCATTTGGTTCAGTATCTTATCAACCGTGGTCGTTCCCGTCGTGAATCAGTTTATTCCTGAAAAACGTAAAGGCGAAGGCATGGGTTATTTCGTCATGTCAATTAATTTAGGCATTGTCCTTGGTCCCTTCTTGGGTTTAAGTTTAATTCAGTATTTCAGTTATTTGAACATTACGGCTTTACTCGCTGCGATGGTGCTTTTTGGCTTTATTTTTTGCTTCTTTATTCCCATTAAAGAGCCTTCAAAACCGAAGAAAGTACAGAGCTCTGGCTCTATTTTTCAACTCAGCCATTTTGTTGAGAAAAAGGCAGTGCCGATTGCTTTACTTGCCATGCTGATTTCATTTTCTTATGCCAGCATCATGTCATTTATTGCCCCTTTTGCTGCTTCAAAAAATCTGATGCCATATGCAGGACTCTTTTTCATCGTATTTGCTTTTTCTATGATGAGCTTAAGACCAATTACCGGCAAAATTTACGATCAAAAAGGTCCACAATATGTGATTTATCCAGCACTGATTGCCTTTAGTATTGGCTTGTTTATTTTAAGTCAAATTGAAACTTTGACAGGCTTCTTGATTGCAGCCGTGTTTATTGGTTTGGGCTTTGGTAGTGCACAGCCGTGTATTCAAACCCTTGCATTACAACGTGCACCCAAACATCGAATTGGACATGCTACATCGACTTTCTATACGCTATATGATTTGGGTATTGCGATTGGTTCAACGGTGGTCGGGCTCATGATTGCAGCACAAAGTTATAGTTTTGCTTATATTTGCTGTGGCATTCTAAGTTTAATCAGTGTCTTCTACTTTAAGTTCTTTGTGCAAGCACGTCCTGCGACCTAGTCTAAACCACCTTAAAATGATAAAAGGGACGCGATGCGTCCCTTTTATTTAAGCAGATTCTTGGTTTTCGTCTTCGTTTTCTTCTTTTTTAGGTTCTTCATACATCGTAAAGGCGGTCGCTGCTGCATCTTGCGAAGCATGCCTTCTTTGCCCTTTGAGTTTGATCTGCAACCTTAATTCATTGGTCGAATCGGCATTGCGTAAGGCTTCTTCATAAGAAATTGCACCTTCGTTATATAAATCAAAGAGTGCCTGATCAAAGGTTTGCATGCCCAATTCACGTGACTTTGACATAATACCTTTTAGCTCATGGAATTCGCCTTTGAGAATTAAATCTGAAATAAGGGGGGTATTCAGCATAATTTCAATAGCAGCACGACGCCCTTGGCCATCTTCTGTCCGAATTAAACGCTGTGAAATAATCGCTTTCATATTCGATGATAAATCCATCAATAATTGATTACGGCGTTCCTCTGGGAAAAAGTTAATAATCCGATCAAGAGTTTGATTTGCATTATTTGAGTGTAGCGTTCCTAAACATAAATGGCCCGTTTCAGCAAAAGCAATTGCATGTTCCATGGTTTCAGTATCGCGAATCTCACCAATCAAGATCACGTCAGGTGCTTGACGTAAGGTGTTTTTCAGTGCGTTATGCCATGAATGACAATCGACGCCCACTTCACGATGCGTAATCATCGACTTTTTGTGTTTATGTACGTATTCGACTGGATCTTCAACGGTAATAATATGTCCTGCTGAATTTTCATTACGGTAGTCGATCATGGCAGCCAGTGAGGTTGATTTACCTGAACCCGTGCCACCGACAACAAGTACTAACCCACGTTTTTCCATAATTACGGATTTAAGTGACTCTGGAAGTTTAAGTTTTTGAAAATTTGGAATTTCTGCAGTAATGGTTCGAATCACCATGCCTACATTCAACTGTTGTTGA encodes:
- a CDS encoding ABC transporter ATP-binding protein — translated: MFKWFENLVDPYPTQNLNQPLPKTFFAFVWQAATGVRRYLLILVLCTAGAATFEALLYAKIGDLVNWLSKSQPETFLDQHASNLTLLAIILFANIFFASAQSIVKHQILYSNFPMRLRWRFHNLLLKQSLDFFHNDFAGRLSAKVMQTALAVREFWVILGDMLAYVLIYFVTINIVLGAISPYLMLPLFIWLILFVSAALYFIPKLSKISNAQADARAVMTGRITDAYTNIQTVKLFAHAGRESQYAKLSMQEFMVTVHKQMRLGAQYEITILCLSVVLYGGVLGTAIWLWMQGQAQLGIIAATTAMVLKLNSIAEFMMWQTSALFENVGTIQDGMKTLGRPINIQDKPGAEDLKLTHGEIKFDQVSFAYNDKNVIQNFDLTIRPGEKIGIVGRSGAGKSTLIQLLLNFYSLGKGRILIDGQNIEDITQDSLRKNIALVTQDTSLLHRSVAENIKYGRPDASDEEMYEAVRKAKAEEFIPHLTDLRGKKGYEAYVGERGVKLSGGQRQRIAIARVFLKDAPILILDEATSALDSEVEAAIQNSLDDLMQNKTVIAIAHRLSTIAQMDRLIVLDQGRIVEQGTHDELVALNGIYAQLWQRQTGGFLIES
- a CDS encoding AraC family transcriptional regulator, which translates into the protein MKTIVPRQDQGIPGVYGLLLLDVISRWGYNDESLFTPFGLNSEQLADPDYRIPTPVANELVKHALKLTGEPTLGYHLGTQMRISIHGFIGYAIMTAKDITDALVLANRFVQLRMPFLQLFFSTFGAKASVQLQTDVLLEPLRTEISIALIIGMITMSSAITGIENASGDIDFDFKKPEGFDRFMAKLPYHQFRFEQPHLLLSFDKSYLMNKLVHADPIASQIAINQCEAELSALGERHRIAMRVRDILTHSEQHYLSIENVAERLHMSDRTLKRQLAAEGTSFSTLVDEVRYRHATSLLSRTDFTLEQIADELGYSDVANFSRAFKRWSGRSPSNWRKDPYL
- a CDS encoding PilT/PilU family type 4a pilus ATPase → MFTAELLEEAQRFMHHMLTKVVEYGGSDLFITADFPPSIKHQGLMKPFGQQTLTAEKTKLFAYGLMNERQRKEFETELECNFAITVPGVSRFRVNVFQQQLNVGMVIRTITAEIPNFQKLKLPESLKSVIMEKRGLVLVVGGTGSGKSTSLAAMIDYRNENSAGHIITVEDPVEYVHKHKKSMITHREVGVDCHSWHNALKNTLRQAPDVILIGEIRDTETMEHAIAFAETGHLCLGTLHSNNANQTLDRIINFFPEERRNQLLMDLSSNMKAIISQRLIRTEDGQGRRAAIEIMLNTPLISDLILKGEFHELKGIMSKSRELGMQTFDQALFDLYNEGAISYEEALRNADSTNELRLQIKLKGQRRHASQDAAATAFTMYEEPKKEENEDENQESA
- a CDS encoding MFS transporter, whose product is MNASSAPLWTKSFILCLANNLFLFIFYFAQTTILPVYILNDLGGTLTEAGLAMTLFMAAAIIVRPFSGLIIEKFGVRKTLILSETFFSLFSLAYLLADNLTLLLIIRFIHGIWFSILSTVVVPVVNQFIPEKRKGEGMGYFVMSINLGIVLGPFLGLSLIQYFSYLNITALLAAMVLFGFIFCFFIPIKEPSKPKKVQSSGSIFQLSHFVEKKAVPIALLAMLISFSYASIMSFIAPFAASKNLMPYAGLFFIVFAFSMMSLRPITGKIYDQKGPQYVIYPALIAFSIGLFILSQIETLTGFLIAAVFIGLGFGSAQPCIQTLALQRAPKHRIGHATSTFYTLYDLGIAIGSTVVGLMIAAQSYSFAYICCGILSLISVFYFKFFVQARPAT
- the gcvH gene encoding glycine cleavage system protein GcvH, giving the protein MNHPSELKYARTHEWVRIEGDLVVTGISDHAQDALGDLVYVEAPDLNAHITVGEQAGVVESVKTASDIHAPISGTVVEINPDLEDDPDFINDDPYGKGWIYKIKPDNIADVEALLSNTDYEAGL
- a CDS encoding MaoC family dehydratase, with translation MLYLEDLNLNDVFESRRYVMTLDEILDFAERYDPQVFHTDAEAAKQHPIFQGLAASGWHTAAVVMRLWTECFPVAYGLIGSESHLRWPRPTRAHDEIRVHVHISDIQPSKRKLDRGIVTYETQALNQKDEVLLQSSTKILVFKREFSAN
- a CDS encoding DUF2058 domain-containing protein codes for the protein MVKNALQAQLLKAGLVDNKKAKKLSKQAVHEKRTGDGSEAEIKANIEKAKQEKLAKDHAIEQEKKALLQEKELKAAIMQMIQQHKIRDTDGEISYQFIDEKIKKIYLNQQIYNALVAGSLVIARDNESYAILPKALADRINAKMEGFIIVNNSEKNEQTTDEEDPYAAYVIPDDLMW